Proteins found in one Drosophila busckii strain San Diego stock center, stock number 13000-0081.31 chromosome 2R, ASM1175060v1, whole genome shotgun sequence genomic segment:
- the LOC108596450 gene encoding ATP-citrate synthase isoform X1, which translates to MSAKAITEATGKDILNRHLNQHGAGAATCRFATVNADTDWSKLSVDHPWLLNTPLVVKPDQLIKRRGKLGLIGVKKNFEQVKQWIGERINKDQKIGNAVGKLRNFIIEPFVPHTEAEEMYVCIYSHRTADTILFHHQGGVDIGDVDAKAVKLEVPVDSTLTLADVQSKLLKAITDTANKERIAKFIYALYNTFADLYFTYLEINPLVVTADSLYILDLAAKLDSTADFICRPKWGDIEYPPPFGRDAYPEEAYIADLDAKSGASLKLTILNRNGRIWTMVAGGGASVIYSDTICDLGGAAELANYGEYSGAPSEQQTYEYAKTILNLMTSSPKHPEGKVLITGGGIANFTNVAATFQGIITALREFQPKLVEHNVSIFVRRAGPNYQEGLRRMRDFGSTLGIPLHVFGPETHMTAICGMALGKRPIPQVASVEFSTANFLLPGGQQAQADLKSDAEVSSNALRSSTAKTIKLPPISADESDGLAANNHQHQSNGAKLNFNRKFFSNTTKAIVWGMQQRAVQSMLDFDFICRRDEPSVVAMVYPFTGDHKQKYYWGHKEILIPVYKKMSDAIHKHKEVDVMVNFASLRSAYDSTLEVLEFPQIRTVAIIAEGIPENMTRKLIIEANKKGVAIIGPATVGGVKPGCFKIGNTGGMLDNILHSKLYRPGSVAYVSRSGGMSNELNNIISKATDGVLEGIAIGGDRYPGTTFMDHILRYQSDPETKLIVLLGEVGGTEEYDVCAALKDGRITKPLVAWCIGTCASMFTSEVQFGHAGSCANSDRETATAKNKALRDAGAYVPDSFDTLGELINHVYSELVKTGRIVPREEVPPPTVPMDYSWARELGLIRKPASFMTSICDERGQELIYAGMPISEVLNKDVGIGGVISLLWFQRCLPSYCCKFFEMCLMVTADHGPAVSGAHNTIVCARAGKDLVSSVVSGLLTIGDRFGGALDGSARQFSEAYDTNLHPMEFVNKMRKEGKLILGIGHRVKSINNPDVRVKIIKEFVMENFPQCPLLKYALEVEKITTNKKPNLILNVDGVIATAFVDMLRNCGSFTSEEAQEYINVGAINSLFVLGRSIGFIGHYMDQKRLKQGLYRHPWDDISYVIPEQYN; encoded by the exons atgtCTGCGAAAGCGATAACGGAAGCCACTGGCAAGGATATTCTCAATCGTCATCTCAATCAACACGGCGCAGGCGCTGCCACCTGCCGCTTTGCCACAGTCAATGCCGACACGGATTGGTCCAAGCTAAGCGTCGATCATCCCTGGCTGCTCAATACG CCACTTGTAGTCAAGCCTGACCAGCTGATTAAGCGACGTGGCAAGCTCGGACTTATTGGAGTTAAAAAGAACTTTGAGCAAGTGAAGCAATGGATTGGCGAGCGTATCAACAAGGATCAGAAAATTGGCAATGCTGTAGGCAAGCTGCGCAATTTCATTATCGAGCCATTTGTGCCCCATACGGAG GCCGAGGAGATGTATGTGTGCATCTATTCGCATCGCACGGCAGACACCATACTGTTCCATCATCAGGGCGGCGTGGATATTGGCGATGTGGATGCCAAGGCTGTTAAGCTGGAGGTGCCAGTGGACAGCACATTGACCCTGGCTGATGTGCAGAGCAAGCTGCTCAAGGCCATTACAGATACAGCCAATAAGGAGCGCATTGCCAAGTTTATCTATGCGCTATATAACACCTTTGCCGATTTGTACTTCACATATTTGGAGATAAATCCGCTTGTGGTTACCGCCGACAGTTTGTATATATTGGACTTGGCAGCCAAGCTGGACTCGACTGCTGACTTCATCTGTCGTCCCAAGTGGGGAGATATTGAGTATCCGCCACCATTCGGTCGTGATGCCTATCCCGAAGAAGCGTACATAGCTGATTTGGATGCCAAGAGCGGCGCTTCGCTTAAGCTGACCATATTGAATAGAAATGGTCGCATCTGGACTATGGTGGCTGGCGGTGGTGCCAGCGTCATCTACTCGGACACAATTTGCGATTTGGGTGGCGCTGCTGAGTTGGCCAACTATGGTGAATACAGTGGTGCACCATCGGAGCAGCAGACGTATGAGTACGCCAAGACAATTCTTAATCTGATGACCTCCTCACCCAAGCACCCCGAAGGCAAGGTGTTAATCACAGGCGGCGGCATTGCCAATTTCACGAATGTTGCGGCGACCTTCCAAG GCATCATAACGGCGCTACGTGAATTCCAGCCCAAGCTGGTCGAGCACAATGTCTCGATCTTTGTGCGACGCGCTGGACCTAATTACCAGGAGGGCTTGCGTCGCATGCGTGACTTTGGCAGCACCTTGGGCATACCGTTGCATGTGTTCGGACCCGAAACACATATGACCGCCATTTGTGGCATGGCGCTGGGCAAGCGTCCCATACCGCAGGTGGCCAGCGTGGAGTTCTCAACGGCAAACTTCTTGCTGCCCGGTGGACAGCAGGCACAGGCGGATCTTAAATCGGACGCAGAAGTGTCATCCAACG CCTTGCGCTCGAGCACAGCTAAAACGATTAAACTACCACCTATCTCGGCAGATGAGAGCGATGGTCTTGCTGCCAACAATCATCAGCATCAGAGCAATGGcgctaaattgaatttcaatagaAAGTTCTTCTCCAACACCACCAAAGCAATTGTttggggcatgcaacagcgTGCGGTGCAGTCAATGCTTGACTTTGATTTCATATGCAG ACGCGATGAGCCCTCAGTGGTCGCTATGGTTTATCCCTTTACGGGTGATCACAAGCAAAAGTACTACTGGGGCCACAAGGAAATATTGATACCAGTCTACAAGAAGATGTCCGATGccatacacaaacacaaggAAGTTGATGTCATGGTCAATTTTGCTTCGCTGCGTTCCGCATATGATTCTACATTGGAGGTGCTCGAGTTTCCACAAATACGCACGGTGGCCATCATAGCCGAGGGCATACCAGAGAATATGACACGCAAGCTCATCATTGAGGCCAACAAAAAGGGTGTCGCTATTATTGGACCTGCCACAGTGGGTGGCGTTAAGCCGGGTTGCTTCAAGATTGGCAACACTGGAGGAATGTTGGATAATATTTTACACTCGAAATTATACCGTCCAGGCAGCGTGGCATATGTCTCGCGTTCTGGCGGCATGTCCAATGAGCTGAACAATATCATCAGCAAAGCCACAGATGGCGTGTTGGAGGGCATTGCCATTGGCGGTGATAGATATCCCGGCACCACATTTATGGATCACATTTTGCGCTACCAGTCTGATCCCGAGACAAAGCTGATTGTGCTGCTGGGCGAGGTGGGCGGCACTGAGGAGTATGATGTCTGCGCTGCGCTTAAGGATGGACGCATTACAAAACCTCTGGTGGCCTGGTGCATTGGCACCTGTGCTAGCATGTTTACCTCCGAGGTGCAATTCGGTCATGCCGGCTCGTGTGCCAATTCCGATCGTGAAACAGCAACGGCTAAGAATAAGGCGCTGCGCGATGCTGGTGCTTATGTACCCGATAGCTTTGATACGCTTGGCGAACTCATAAATCATGTATACAGCGAGCTGGTCAAGACGGGACGCATTGTGCCGCGCGAGGAGGTGCCGCCACCAACTGTGCCCATGGATTATTCCTGGGCACGCGAGCTGGGACTCATACGCAAGCCAGCATCGTTTATGACATCGATTTGTGATGAGCGCGGTCAGGAGCTGATTTATGCAGGCATGCCCATTAGTGAGGTGCTCAACAAGGATGTGGGCATTGGCGGTGTTATATCGCTGCTCTGGTTCCAGCGCTGTCTGCCCAGCTATTGTTGTAAATTCTTTGAGATGTGCCTCATGGTGACCGCTGATCATGGACCCGCCGTCTCGGGTGCCCACAATACAATTGTGTGTGCACGTGCTGGCAAGGATTTGGTGTCTTCCGTTGTTAGCGGACTGCTGACCATT gGCGATCGCTTTGGTGGCGCTTTGGACGGCTCGGCCAGACAATTCTCGGAAGCGTACGATACCAACTTGCATCCCATGGagtttgttaacaaaatgcgCAAGGAGGGCAAACTTATTTTAGGTATTGGCCATCGCGTCAAGTCCATTAACAATCCCGATGTGCGTGTCAAGATCATAAAGGAGTTTGTCATGGAAAACTTCCCACAATGTCCGCTGCTCAAATATGCGCTCGAAGTGGAGAAGATTACCACCAACAAGAAGCCCAACTTGATTTTAAATGTGGATGGTGTTATAGCCACAGCCTTTGTGGATATGCTGCGCAACTGCGGCTCATTTACCAG TGAGGAGGCACAGGAGTACATTAATGTGGGTGCCATCAATTCGTTGTTTGTGCTGGGCCGCAGCATAGGCTTCATTGGCCACTATATGGATCAGAAGCGACTCAAGCAGGGACTCTATCGCCATCCTTGGGATGATATATCCTATGTTATACCCGAGCAATACAACTAA
- the LOC108596450 gene encoding ATP-citrate synthase isoform X2 produces MSAKAITEATGKDILNRHLNQHGAGAATCRFATVNADTDWSKLSVDHPWLLNTPLVVKPDQLIKRRGKLGLIGVKKNFEQVKQWIGERINKDQKIGNAVGKLRNFIIEPFVPHTEAEEMYVCIYSHRTADTILFHHQGGVDIGDVDAKAVKLEVPVDSTLTLADVQSKLLKAITDTANKERIAKFIYALYNTFADLYFTYLEINPLVVTADSLYILDLAAKLDSTADFICRPKWGDIEYPPPFGRDAYPEEAYIADLDAKSGASLKLTILNRNGRIWTMVAGGGASVIYSDTICDLGGAAELANYGEYSGAPSEQQTYEYAKTILNLMTSSPKHPEGKVLITGGGIANFTNVAATFQGIITALREFQPKLVEHNVSIFVRRAGPNYQEGLRRMRDFGSTLGIPLHVFGPETHMTAICGMALGKRPIPQVASVEFSTANFLLPGGQQAQADLKSDAEVSSNDESDGLAANNHQHQSNGAKLNFNRKFFSNTTKAIVWGMQQRAVQSMLDFDFICRRDEPSVVAMVYPFTGDHKQKYYWGHKEILIPVYKKMSDAIHKHKEVDVMVNFASLRSAYDSTLEVLEFPQIRTVAIIAEGIPENMTRKLIIEANKKGVAIIGPATVGGVKPGCFKIGNTGGMLDNILHSKLYRPGSVAYVSRSGGMSNELNNIISKATDGVLEGIAIGGDRYPGTTFMDHILRYQSDPETKLIVLLGEVGGTEEYDVCAALKDGRITKPLVAWCIGTCASMFTSEVQFGHAGSCANSDRETATAKNKALRDAGAYVPDSFDTLGELINHVYSELVKTGRIVPREEVPPPTVPMDYSWARELGLIRKPASFMTSICDERGQELIYAGMPISEVLNKDVGIGGVISLLWFQRCLPSYCCKFFEMCLMVTADHGPAVSGAHNTIVCARAGKDLVSSVVSGLLTIGDRFGGALDGSARQFSEAYDTNLHPMEFVNKMRKEGKLILGIGHRVKSINNPDVRVKIIKEFVMENFPQCPLLKYALEVEKITTNKKPNLILNVDGVIATAFVDMLRNCGSFTSEEAQEYINVGAINSLFVLGRSIGFIGHYMDQKRLKQGLYRHPWDDISYVIPEQYN; encoded by the exons atgtCTGCGAAAGCGATAACGGAAGCCACTGGCAAGGATATTCTCAATCGTCATCTCAATCAACACGGCGCAGGCGCTGCCACCTGCCGCTTTGCCACAGTCAATGCCGACACGGATTGGTCCAAGCTAAGCGTCGATCATCCCTGGCTGCTCAATACG CCACTTGTAGTCAAGCCTGACCAGCTGATTAAGCGACGTGGCAAGCTCGGACTTATTGGAGTTAAAAAGAACTTTGAGCAAGTGAAGCAATGGATTGGCGAGCGTATCAACAAGGATCAGAAAATTGGCAATGCTGTAGGCAAGCTGCGCAATTTCATTATCGAGCCATTTGTGCCCCATACGGAG GCCGAGGAGATGTATGTGTGCATCTATTCGCATCGCACGGCAGACACCATACTGTTCCATCATCAGGGCGGCGTGGATATTGGCGATGTGGATGCCAAGGCTGTTAAGCTGGAGGTGCCAGTGGACAGCACATTGACCCTGGCTGATGTGCAGAGCAAGCTGCTCAAGGCCATTACAGATACAGCCAATAAGGAGCGCATTGCCAAGTTTATCTATGCGCTATATAACACCTTTGCCGATTTGTACTTCACATATTTGGAGATAAATCCGCTTGTGGTTACCGCCGACAGTTTGTATATATTGGACTTGGCAGCCAAGCTGGACTCGACTGCTGACTTCATCTGTCGTCCCAAGTGGGGAGATATTGAGTATCCGCCACCATTCGGTCGTGATGCCTATCCCGAAGAAGCGTACATAGCTGATTTGGATGCCAAGAGCGGCGCTTCGCTTAAGCTGACCATATTGAATAGAAATGGTCGCATCTGGACTATGGTGGCTGGCGGTGGTGCCAGCGTCATCTACTCGGACACAATTTGCGATTTGGGTGGCGCTGCTGAGTTGGCCAACTATGGTGAATACAGTGGTGCACCATCGGAGCAGCAGACGTATGAGTACGCCAAGACAATTCTTAATCTGATGACCTCCTCACCCAAGCACCCCGAAGGCAAGGTGTTAATCACAGGCGGCGGCATTGCCAATTTCACGAATGTTGCGGCGACCTTCCAAG GCATCATAACGGCGCTACGTGAATTCCAGCCCAAGCTGGTCGAGCACAATGTCTCGATCTTTGTGCGACGCGCTGGACCTAATTACCAGGAGGGCTTGCGTCGCATGCGTGACTTTGGCAGCACCTTGGGCATACCGTTGCATGTGTTCGGACCCGAAACACATATGACCGCCATTTGTGGCATGGCGCTGGGCAAGCGTCCCATACCGCAGGTGGCCAGCGTGGAGTTCTCAACGGCAAACTTCTTGCTGCCCGGTGGACAGCAGGCACAGGCGGATCTTAAATCGGACGCAGAAGTGTCATCCAACG ATGAGAGCGATGGTCTTGCTGCCAACAATCATCAGCATCAGAGCAATGGcgctaaattgaatttcaatagaAAGTTCTTCTCCAACACCACCAAAGCAATTGTttggggcatgcaacagcgTGCGGTGCAGTCAATGCTTGACTTTGATTTCATATGCAG ACGCGATGAGCCCTCAGTGGTCGCTATGGTTTATCCCTTTACGGGTGATCACAAGCAAAAGTACTACTGGGGCCACAAGGAAATATTGATACCAGTCTACAAGAAGATGTCCGATGccatacacaaacacaaggAAGTTGATGTCATGGTCAATTTTGCTTCGCTGCGTTCCGCATATGATTCTACATTGGAGGTGCTCGAGTTTCCACAAATACGCACGGTGGCCATCATAGCCGAGGGCATACCAGAGAATATGACACGCAAGCTCATCATTGAGGCCAACAAAAAGGGTGTCGCTATTATTGGACCTGCCACAGTGGGTGGCGTTAAGCCGGGTTGCTTCAAGATTGGCAACACTGGAGGAATGTTGGATAATATTTTACACTCGAAATTATACCGTCCAGGCAGCGTGGCATATGTCTCGCGTTCTGGCGGCATGTCCAATGAGCTGAACAATATCATCAGCAAAGCCACAGATGGCGTGTTGGAGGGCATTGCCATTGGCGGTGATAGATATCCCGGCACCACATTTATGGATCACATTTTGCGCTACCAGTCTGATCCCGAGACAAAGCTGATTGTGCTGCTGGGCGAGGTGGGCGGCACTGAGGAGTATGATGTCTGCGCTGCGCTTAAGGATGGACGCATTACAAAACCTCTGGTGGCCTGGTGCATTGGCACCTGTGCTAGCATGTTTACCTCCGAGGTGCAATTCGGTCATGCCGGCTCGTGTGCCAATTCCGATCGTGAAACAGCAACGGCTAAGAATAAGGCGCTGCGCGATGCTGGTGCTTATGTACCCGATAGCTTTGATACGCTTGGCGAACTCATAAATCATGTATACAGCGAGCTGGTCAAGACGGGACGCATTGTGCCGCGCGAGGAGGTGCCGCCACCAACTGTGCCCATGGATTATTCCTGGGCACGCGAGCTGGGACTCATACGCAAGCCAGCATCGTTTATGACATCGATTTGTGATGAGCGCGGTCAGGAGCTGATTTATGCAGGCATGCCCATTAGTGAGGTGCTCAACAAGGATGTGGGCATTGGCGGTGTTATATCGCTGCTCTGGTTCCAGCGCTGTCTGCCCAGCTATTGTTGTAAATTCTTTGAGATGTGCCTCATGGTGACCGCTGATCATGGACCCGCCGTCTCGGGTGCCCACAATACAATTGTGTGTGCACGTGCTGGCAAGGATTTGGTGTCTTCCGTTGTTAGCGGACTGCTGACCATT gGCGATCGCTTTGGTGGCGCTTTGGACGGCTCGGCCAGACAATTCTCGGAAGCGTACGATACCAACTTGCATCCCATGGagtttgttaacaaaatgcgCAAGGAGGGCAAACTTATTTTAGGTATTGGCCATCGCGTCAAGTCCATTAACAATCCCGATGTGCGTGTCAAGATCATAAAGGAGTTTGTCATGGAAAACTTCCCACAATGTCCGCTGCTCAAATATGCGCTCGAAGTGGAGAAGATTACCACCAACAAGAAGCCCAACTTGATTTTAAATGTGGATGGTGTTATAGCCACAGCCTTTGTGGATATGCTGCGCAACTGCGGCTCATTTACCAG TGAGGAGGCACAGGAGTACATTAATGTGGGTGCCATCAATTCGTTGTTTGTGCTGGGCCGCAGCATAGGCTTCATTGGCCACTATATGGATCAGAAGCGACTCAAGCAGGGACTCTATCGCCATCCTTGGGATGATATATCCTATGTTATACCCGAGCAATACAACTAA
- the LOC108596454 gene encoding transmembrane protein 208, which produces MAPQQKGKQGTKGAKQIVEENKTTLAFYRNMSIGCAVPAILLNFLVFEFTKLTVFMLIISMLILGAAYQFMVFMSRAKYTESGALQDSGNDLNMEGGIAENVKDLIILTSGTLLLALISNYFWLVLLLAPVRALWMLWGSVIQPWLAQRNANEQEPEVDEKKQKKMERKMRRMR; this is translated from the exons ATGGCa CCACAGCAAAAGGGCAAACAAGGCACCAAGGGTGCCAAACAAATAGTGGAGGAAAACAAGACAACATTGGCTTTTTATAGAAACATGTCTATTGGTTGTGCTGTCCCAGctattttgctaaattttctAGTCTTTGAGTTTACCAAGCTCACAGTG TTCATGCTGATCATATCGATGCTTATCTTAGGAGCCGCTTATCAATTTATGGTATTTATGTCGCGTGCCAAATATACGGAGAGCGGTGCTCTCCAGGACTCTGGCAATGACTTAAACATGGAAGGCGGCATTGCGGA AAATGTGAAGGACCTTATTATTCTAACGTCTGGCACATTGCTCTTGGCGCTGATATCAAACTATTTCTGGCTGGTGTTGTTGCTAGCGCCCGTGCGCGCACTATGGATGCTTTGGGGCAGTGTAATACAGCCTTGGCTCGCCCAGCGCAATGCCAACGAGCAGGAGCCCGAAGTCGATGAGaagaaacaaaagaaaatggaACGCAAAATGCGCCGCATGAGATAA
- the LOC108596452 gene encoding uncharacterized protein LOC108596452, with protein MFLATFHLLLVLGCLLMQPSTAPRLNAKFIKMWTNAKEQTKTVVAKRESAAAPPPPYIIHPSMRSLIEQERSRIPYVRLRNAELNAPGTLRARINPFKKYYPSGKLSTVCRGRSTIYNRPKVKAWLNIQVKSYWGGEGARYKRPIYFDLRNEMYIQGRSEECHTEDLIVVRKYLECALKRNMRMEYLIPRYPLHQIFYHHRTVHYNNY; from the exons atgttCTTAGCTACTTTTCATCTACTTTTAGTCCTTGGTTGCCTGCTAATGCAGCCAAGTACGGCACCACGACTGAATGCcaaattcataaaaatgtgGACAAATGCTAAAGAACAAACTAAGACTGTGGTAGCCAAACGCGagtcagctgcagctccaccACCCCCGTATATAATCCATCCAAGCATGCGCTCGCTAATAGAACAGGAAAGAAGTCGGATACCTTACGTTAGATTGCGAAATGCGGAGCTTAATGCGCCGGGAACACTTCGTGCACGTATAAACCCATTCAAAAAGTATTATCCCAG TGGAAAATTGAGCACCGTATGTCGAGGCCGttcaactatttataataGACCAAAAGTAAAGGCATGGCTAAATATTCAAGTCAAATCGTACTGGGGAGGTGAGGGAGCGCGGTACAAGAGACCTATTTACTTTGATCTGCGCAATGAGATGTATATACAGGGGAGATCCGAAGAGTGCCATACCGAAGATCTTATAGTAGTAAGGAAGTATTTAGAGTGCGCCTTGAAACGCAATATGCGTATGGAATACTTGATTCCAAGATATCCCTTGCATCAAATTTTCTATCATCATAGAACTGTGCACTATAACAACTATTAG